In Runella sp. SP2, the genomic window GAAACCCCCATCGCTGGACTAACCCTTTACCACAAGGAAAAAGGATAATTTGAAAATTCATGAATGTGATAATTTGAAAATTAAAGTTTACGAAATTCAATTTTCAAATTATCACATTTTCAAATGGCTCAATTGAACATTTTTCAAATCAACCCTTCTAATTTCGCGTATTGCAACAGCATTATTGTCTTCCCATCCCTGATTTCCCCCGTTTTTATCATATTTAGGGCTTGTTCAAACGGGAGCTCAAGCACTTCTATGTTTTCTTGCTCGTGTGCGGCCCCGCCTCCTTCGTTTACTTTCATGGTAGCTTCGTATTCGGCCACAAAAAAGTAAAGAATTTCGGTGACTGAACCAGGTGACATGTAGGCTTCAAACACCTTACGCACCGACGAAACTCGGTAACCCGTTTCTTCTTCCGTTTCTCGACGAATACAATCTTCCGCGTTATCTTTGTCCAAAAGCCCCGCGCAAGCTTCAATGAGCATTCCCGTTTCGTTTCCGTTGACGTAAGTAGGCATTCGGAATTGACGCGTTAAAATCACCGTTTTATTTTGGGGATGATACAACAAAATCACCGCACCATTGCCACGGTCATACGCCTCACGAGACTGCCGTTGCCATTGCCCCGATTTATTTTGGTAATCGAACGTGATTTTTTTGAGAACATACCAATTGTCCGAAAGCAATTTTTCCTCAATGATTTGAACATTAGGATTCATAAAAATGATTATTTTTGATAAATATTGATTATTTTTGAACAAATCAAAACAAAATCCATGAGTTATCAAAGCAGAAAGCAAATCATCCTTAAACTATTGGATGAAAAAGGCGACGTTGACGTCAAGGAATTGGCACAAGTACTAGAGACGTCGGAGATTACTGTGCGTCGTGATTTAGGATTAATGGCTGCCGACGGCCTGCTTTATCGAACCCACGGAGGAGCTATGAGGTTAAGTTTGGTCAACCAACCCATTAGTTTTGTTCAAAAATCAGCCGTAAATGCCGACAAAAAAGACCATATTTGTCGCATCGCAGCGGCACAAATCCAAGACGGGGACGTTATTTTTATGGATTGCGGAAGCACTGTTTTTAGGATGTGTAGCTTTATTCGTGACAAACGAATAAAGGTCATTACCAATTCGTTACCCGTTGTTCACGAACTCCTCAACAGCGCCGTTTCCATCAATTTAATAGGCGGCGAAGTGGATGCAGAAAGGCAAGCGGTTCACGGTAGCATGTCCACCGAACACATTCGGCGCTACCAAGCCGACAAAGCTTTCTTGGGGGTTGGGGGGATTTCGTTGGACAAAGGGTTAAGTGCGGTAAGTGAAAAAGAAGCCGAAATGACGCTGTCGATGGCCGCAAACGCCCAAGTCACTTATTTACTGTGTGATTCTTCAAAATTAGGCAAAGACAAATACCTGACGTTTGCCACTTTAGAATTGGTAAACGTACTTATCACCGATGAACAATCTTCTGAGATTATTCAGGCATTCACCAATGCAGGCTTAAAGGTTTTGCACTAAGTAAGTTCCTAACATCCCGAAAGCTTGGAGCTTTCGGGATGTTGTAGAGCTTTCGGGATGTTGTGCTACTCATCATTAATATGACGAATTCTAAAACGAAGCAAGGCCCAAAGTACCAAATAGAGCATTCCGAGCAATACCCCAATCTCAAGGCTGAGTATAAGCGCCGTTCGGTCGGTAAGGCTTTGCCAAATGGCATTGAACAGTTCTTGTGGATTATGCAGGATGTCCCAACTGTTCCACCGACGAATTCTTCCTAAATAAATTCCAAAACCTGCCAAAGGAAGGCTTACGAGCAGCAAAAGGTTTCCAATGGCTTTGGAATAGGTTTTTTGCCAGCTTCGGTGCATCCAATACACGGAGACAAGCCCGTTGAATAAGCTCACTTCGGCATAGAAAAAAAGCATAATCATATCATGCCAAGTAAGGTCGCTCCCCATATCCACCGACAAATGTACCAAATCAGTAATCATGTAAGGGGCATTGGGAAAAAACAACAACCAGACCACACTCCAAAGACCCACCCATACGTACCATTTATGAAAACGTTTGACAGTGATGTCAACGATAAAAGCGACGATTAGCGGAATCCAGCTCAAAAATAAATTCCAATCCATTGAAAAATCAACTGCTTCTTTGAACTGAATTCTGACCATGTGGTATGTCAAAGCCACCATACTCAACAACAAGAGCAAAAGTAGCGGATAGAGCCCCTGCATGGTAATAATTGGGGGCTCAGATACCATAAAGCGGTATTTCCAGAATTTATAAAGGAGACGTTTTAGCAAGACATTGAGGGTTAGTTTCACAAATAACGT contains:
- a CDS encoding DeoR/GlpR family DNA-binding transcription regulator; the protein is MSYQSRKQIILKLLDEKGDVDVKELAQVLETSEITVRRDLGLMAADGLLYRTHGGAMRLSLVNQPISFVQKSAVNADKKDHICRIAAAQIQDGDVIFMDCGSTVFRMCSFIRDKRIKVITNSLPVVHELLNSAVSINLIGGEVDAERQAVHGSMSTEHIRRYQADKAFLGVGGISLDKGLSAVSEKEAEMTLSMAANAQVTYLLCDSSKLGKDKYLTFATLELVNVLITDEQSSEIIQAFTNAGLKVLH
- a CDS encoding DUF1361 domain-containing protein — protein: MLKRLLYKFWKYRFMVSEPPIITMQGLYPLLLLLLLSMVALTYHMVRIQFKEAVDFSMDWNLFLSWIPLIVAFIVDITVKRFHKWYVWVGLWSVVWLLFFPNAPYMITDLVHLSVDMGSDLTWHDMIMLFFYAEVSLFNGLVSVYWMHRSWQKTYSKAIGNLLLLVSLPLAGFGIYLGRIRRWNSWDILHNPQELFNAIWQSLTDRTALILSLEIGVLLGMLYLVLWALLRFRIRHINDE
- the nudK gene encoding GDP-mannose pyrophosphatase NudK, with the translated sequence MNPNVQIIEEKLLSDNWYVLKKITFDYQNKSGQWQRQSREAYDRGNGAVILLYHPQNKTVILTRQFRMPTYVNGNETGMLIEACAGLLDKDNAEDCIRRETEEETGYRVSSVRKVFEAYMSPGSVTEILYFFVAEYEATMKVNEGGGAAHEQENIEVLELPFEQALNMIKTGEIRDGKTIMLLQYAKLEGLI